One part of the Gossypium raimondii isolate GPD5lz chromosome 1, ASM2569854v1, whole genome shotgun sequence genome encodes these proteins:
- the LOC105783498 gene encoding protein ALP1-like has translation MRKGDIATNMLDVCTPDMYFIYVLPGWEGSVADGRVLRDAISKRHGLKVPHGCYYLVDAGYTNCEGFLAPFRGQRYHLNEWRQGYQPSTPEEFFNMKHASARNVIERCFGLLKLRWGILRSPSFYPVRVHNRIIIACYLLHNFIRTYMSLDPIEAELGEGLPNNVIDDDELNIVNIHPSDAWATWRMELANQMFDEWQASRN, from the exons atgcgaaaaggtgacatagcaacaaatatgttagatgtttgtacacctgatatgtattttatttatgttcttcctggttgggaaggttctgttgctgatggacgggttcttcgagatgccattagtaagagacatggactaaaagttcctcatg gttgttattatctagttgatgctggatacacaaattgtgagggatttcttgcaccttttagaggacaaagatatcatttgaatgagtggcgtcagggttacCAGCCAAGTACTCCTGAAgaatttttcaatatgaaaCATGCTTCAGCGCGTAATGTTATTGAgagatgctttgggttattaaaacttagatggggaatacttaggagtccatcattctatcctgtgagggtgcacaatagaatcattattgcatgttatttgctccataattttattcgaacttATATGAGTCttgatcctattgaagcggagttgggagaaggattacctaatAATGTGATAGATGACGATGAACTGAATAtcgtaaatattcatccatcggatgcatgggctacttggaggatggaactagccaaccaaatgttcgatgaatggcaagcatctagaaattaa
- the LOC128039802 gene encoding LOW QUALITY PROTEIN: WUSCHEL-related homeobox 8 (The sequence of the model RefSeq protein was modified relative to this genomic sequence to represent the inferred CDS: substituted 7 bases at 7 genomic stop codons), giving the protein MHKSLSAHYNFTGIRLGNLYCDPISASVGHKITARXXXSPIALQLQILENIYEQGTGTPSKQKNKEIASELAQHGXIFETNVYNXFXNRRAXSKRKLQASTSSVNAKAETNVSTKEKMTKPIGPDFIDNISQEVESFYFQGSNTWIEQLFGKVESSRGYDSYNNLAEQFRLLG; this is encoded by the exons ATGCACAAATCCTTGTCTGCCCACTACAATTTTACTg GTATAAGGTTGGGAAATCTATACTGTGATCCAATATCAGCCTCTGTTGGGCATAAGATCACTGCTAGATAGTGATGAAGTCCAATCGCATTGCAACTTCAAATTCTTGAGAATATATATGAGCAAGGAACTGGAACACCAAGcaagcaaaaaaataaagagatagcATCTGAACTAGCACAACATGGTTAAatctttgaaacaaatgtatatAACTAGTTTTAGAATAGGCGCGCTTGATCAAAAAGAAAGCTTCAAGCCTCTACAAGTTCAGTCAATGCAAAAGCAGAAACAAATGTGAGCACAAAAGAGAAAATGACCAAACCAATAGGTCCGGACTTCATTGACAACATTTCACAAGAAGTTGAAAGCTTCTATTTCCAAGGTTCTAATACAT GGATTGAACAGTTGTTTGGTAAGGTGGAATCATCACGAGGCTATGATTCTTACAATAATCTAGCTGAACAATTTAGGTTACTAGGATGA